The sequence TGATACCCCTAATGCTTGATCCGTTTCGCCCACCCACTTTTCAGTTGCAGTAGAAAGATTTTGCATTGCACCACTTATTGTTGTTGCCGTTTGGTTATATTGTCCGTTTACATAACTTTCTGCTTTCTTTAAGCCTTCAATCATCTTTTCAGCGGACATTTCGCCGTTATCGACCATTGCTTTAAATTCAGCAGTAGTAATACCTAAGCCTTTGGATATCGCTTGAACTATTGATGGCGTTTGGGTCATCAACGAGTTAAACTCTTGGGCTTTCATCTTGCCCATTAATAGCGACTGACTAAATTGCACTAATGCATTTGAGGCAGTAGCGGAGCTTGCTCCTGATATAGCTACCGATTTAGCGACTGTTTCTGTCAGCTTTGCAACCTCTGTTTGTGAAATCCCGAGCTGTTTGGAATTTTGTGCGAATGTTTGATAAACAGACGATGTAGCTTGAGTCGATTGTGCCGTTTTGAGCGAAATATCGTACACATCAGCCATAGCTCGGGCGTGTTGTGTTTCGGTTTCAGTGACTAATTTGAGTTTATTACCGAGTTCGGTATAGCGATCAGAAAACTGTGATAATTGACCTGCAGCATTACGTAGTCGTTCAAGATTATTTAGCTTAAATTCCCATTTAGTTGCAGTATTGGTATTCTTAGCTGCATTTTCTATATTACCTAAGTATTCAACTGTTCGATTCGAAAATTGTTTCGCAGCATTTTTAGTTTTTTCTAAATCAACCTGAAAATTCTTGGCAAACTTTTGTGCCTGCTGTTCTGACTTACCAAGAGCTTGTTGGAACTGTATAGCCTCCAAACTGAGATAAATGTTGAGTTGTCCAAGAGAAGACATCATTTTTCTCCCATAAAAAAAGCCCACCGATGGTGAGCTTTATAAAACAAAATAGCAAATTTATTGACTTAGTAACGTGGCTTTAATAGATAGTCACAAAATTTAATAATGCCATTTAAAACAGCGATAATGAGATAATAACCAAATACGCCAATAAGTATTGCTGCAAATAGAATATCTCCGAAAGTACCGTTAGACCACATTTGTGGGATTGTAATAAAAAGAAAATAAGGAGTCACAATAAATAAAGCAAATAATTTACATAAAATCCAAACAGCATTAGTCGTTGATGATATGAGATATTTAACCATTGTGCCTCCTTCAAAATAACTAAAATATACTTATGCTAAAATAAGATAATTTCTCCTAAAATTCAAGTAATATCCTGCATTATTTTCTTTTATTCAAATACTCTGCCACTCCGTCATCATCTTCATCAGCACGATTAAAAAACGGCATAAAGTCTGACAATTCGGGAGCTTTGCCTTTCGGATCACGGTTAATCATTGCCATTAAATGTGAGAGCTGAGCCTGACGGTAATCTTCCCGCCATAGGCCGAAAGGTTGCTCTTGATAGAAGAGTTGGTATTCAGCAAAGTGGCATTCGGGCATCTGTTCGATTTCTTCCAGTGTTTTACCTAATGCGAGAGAGAGTGTTAGTTGGAACTTTCTTCGCTCGCTAAGTTTTTTGGCTCACCCGCTGCCACTGCAGCACTGAATGCCTCAAAAACACTACCGTCTAGTTTAGATATAGCAATTAAGTCATCTTCGCTTTCTGGGTTAAACAGATTATTACCATCTTCATCACATAATCGAGTAGCAATCGCTCGAGGCAATGAATATGGGTCATATACATTACGCAAAGTAGCTTGTAGTTCGTCTTCATCCTCAAAATTTAGTTCAATACCTTGTGTTTGAGCTAATTGTATTAAATGCTGACGTTGCCCAAAAATTTGTTTATTGGTTTCTCCGACTGTTAAATCACGTAGGAAATATTTTTCACCATTGATGTTAATTTCACGCAGAGCCGGTTTGTTTGATAATAATTTATCGCGTAGCGTCATAGATTATTCCTTCAGTAAAATTATGATATAAAAAGACCGCTTGTAGAAATAACAAGCGGTCGGTTTCTAGATAAAATTTGCAACTAGATTAGCAAATAGTCTCGGCCTGCAGGTTTAATTGAAACAGAGCCTTCGTATTTGCCTTTGACTTCGCCGGAGAAACCATTACCAGCTTCAATAAAGCCTGTACCATAGGTTGTACCATTTTCATTCGGCAATTCAAGTTTGAATGGAAAGGTCGCTTTTTCATAGAATAATTTACGCAGGCGTTTTTGCATTTCGGTACTTGGTGCGTGGAAGAAACTTAGTTTGATTGAGCCGAATTCAATTTCACCCGGTTCGGTTTCCGTGCCTTCCGAGCAAACCGTTGTGACATCTTCGGTAGAAAGTGTATCGTCCGATTTTTCAATGTTTTTGATCGCACAGAATTGAGCGGAGAATTGCACTCGTGCGGCTTTTGCTTGTGTGTAGCTACTTGGTAGGTCTTTACCTTCCCAGTTCACTTCTTCACAGAGTTTAACCTGATCGCCAGTTACCGATAAAACAGGGTAAACGCCGTCAAGTTGGCCACAGCCGGTAATTTCAATCGCATCACCTTTATTGTAGCCTGAGCTAGCGATAGTTAATGTGGCGGTAGCAAGGGTAATGGCGGTGATCGCTTTTTGCCCTTCCTTGCCTACACCAATACGGAATTTTGTACCTTTAAATGGGGTGGTTTTAGCCATAGTTTAGTCCTCATAAGCTATTTGATAAGTAAACATTCGCCGATGGAGTTTGGTTTCAGCTTCGTAATCACTGAAATCGGATACTCGTTCGGCAAAATTAAAAGCATTTTCGACTGCCTCAATAACTTGTTTACGCAGTCGGAAAATATCATCAGGGTGGCGACTGTAAATATCGATTTGCACCGTGTAATCGTCCATTTCGCTATCAATTAGGGCGGAATTGGGCGAGATGTTAGGAAATTGATACACAATCACAGGGTATTCCGTGTTGGTTTCAGGAATAACTTCATAAAAACAACGCCCCGAAACAAGCGACTTCAGGGCAGAGTAGAGTTCATTTTGAATCAAGAAGTTGCCTCCTTGTGGATTTCGGTGCGGAGCGTATCGGTAATGGCTTTAGCCGCTTGCTGTTTGCTCTGCTCAAACGCTGGGCGTAGGAATGGGCGAGCTGCCATTTTGCTTGTACCAAACTCAACAAATCGCCAATAATACGGATCGTTGGGGTTATAAGCTCCGCCTTTTCCGCTTTTACCTTTGAAACGGCTAATTTGTTTATCGGTTAATTTCTTAACCCAAATTATTGTTTCTGTTTTACCGTTTTTGATTTTGGTTCGGGCAGTAATGGCTTTTTTCAATGTGCCTTTCTTCCGATGCAGTACGTTTTCTTGCAATATTGGGGCTTTGGCTCGTGCGGTATCTCGCACAATAGCTCCGCCTTGTCGCATTGCTTTTACCGAAATGCGATTGGTGGCTTTTTTGCCGAGCTGCTGCATTTTCTGCCCTAGCTCTTTTAGCCCTTCGACTTTGACGTTAAGTGTCGCCATTCGTCAGCTCCTTACAATGCAGTAAAAGGCTTCGGTTTAGCTCTCGCCAGTTTTGGATTGCTACAATCTCAAATAGGCGGTCGCCAAATTTAACCCGCATTGTGTGATCAAGGTTCGGCAAGTAACGCAGCCAAATTTGTGCCGTTGCCTCAGCGTGGATTTGGCTTGCCGAAATCAACTCTCGCCCCGAAATCGGTTTGACTTCCGCCCAAATGGTGTGTAGATCGCCCCATTCGAGAACGACTGCACCATATCCGCTTGGGCGGTGGCGTTGCGTTTGGATAATAATACAATGACGTAGTTT comes from Mannheimia granulomatis and encodes:
- a CDS encoding phage tail assembly protein T — translated: MPECHFAEYQLFYQEQPFGLWREDYRQAQLSHLMAMINRDPKGKAPELSDFMPFFNRADEDDDGVAEYLNKRK
- a CDS encoding DUF3168 domain-containing protein, which codes for MIQNELYSALKSLVSGRCFYEVIPETNTEYPVIVYQFPNISPNSALIDSEMDDYTVQIDIYSRHPDDIFRLRKQVIEAVENAFNFAERVSDFSDYEAETKLHRRMFTYQIAYED
- a CDS encoding HK97-gp10 family putative phage morphogenesis protein, with the translated sequence MATLNVKVEGLKELGQKMQQLGKKATNRISVKAMRQGGAIVRDTARAKAPILQENVLHRKKGTLKKAITARTKIKNGKTETIIWVKKLTDKQISRFKGKSGKGGAYNPNDPYYWRFVEFGTSKMAARPFLRPAFEQSKQQAAKAITDTLRTEIHKEATS
- a CDS encoding phage head closure protein produces the protein MNIGKLRHCIIIQTQRHRPSGYGAVVLEWGDLHTIWAEVKPISGRELISASQIHAEATAQIWLRYLPNLDHTMRVKFGDRLFEIVAIQNWRELNRSLLLHCKELTNGDT